Below is a window of Candidatus Ancaeobacter aquaticus DNA.
TGTTTATTGTGATTTGTTTGGAATTTGGTATTTGGTTATTGGAAATTGTCTTTAGAGACTCTGTCTCTAAGACAATTGGCATTTAAATTCACGTGTTGGCCAAATAATGCGGACAACCATGGGCATTGATTCTGTTGAACAGATATTCCCCCATGACATCGCTATTTGTTCCATTTGTATTTCAGGTGAACTCTTCGTTGAGATACCGAGTACAACCTGTTGCACACGTAAATCATGAGCAGTTTGTGTAATAGCATGATGAAAATTATTTGACGCGACAAGAACAGGTATAACCGACATTCCTTTCTTCTCTGCCATCGTTATAACATTGGTGAAAAGATGCTGTTCGTCAGGTATCAGGTGATGCATAGCCGTTTCGTGCCGGTACCCCTGCGCTATCTTTGCGCTCATAACGATCAGATCCGTCTGTTCAGGATCAATTTCCCCCAGCACTTTCTTTAAGTGCACAAGATTGTTCGGATCCCGTACAGCAACAAGTACGCGGTGTTCGTGTTCACACTCACATATCTGGGCAGATAACTTTTCATGATCTTCAAGGTTTACTTTTTCGTACTTGCTGGTTTCATTCAATTTTCTCTTATTAAGGAACTGAGATATAACAAATGTTACAAAAAACGCACTCGTAAATATAAGCCCCAGCGTTGTCGCCGTCGTTTTTGTAAAGAAATTAATTATCGCTATCGTTAATAGCGCAAGGAATATGAGCGCTAACCCTATGGGAAGCTCAACTCCTTTCACCGTAACATTCAATGGCACCTTAAATTCACGCGGGCTTCTATCTTTAAACCTGAGCGCTAACATAGACATGGCATCAAACGTAAAACACCATATCACCCCAAACGAATATGCCTCACCAAGGGCGTATATGTTACCCCGACATAAGACAACGGTCACAAGCTGCATTATCGCAATAACGTTTATTATCCTGCTTGTGGTTCCAAACTTTTTATGCGGGGAACGGAACCAATCGGTTAAGATCCCGTCTTCTGCTACACGGTTAAGCGTACCGTTTGCACCTACCATTGAGGTATTTACTGCCCCTGAAAGGATCAGAAACCCAACGATAACGACAAAAGACTGCATAGCAAAACGTAACGCATACGGCCCGACCATATTCATTGCAAGACCGCTCAATAAATTATCCTGATACTGTGTTGTGCGTATTTCATCCGGAATGATCATAAAAGACAGAATAGATAACCCTGCAGTAAAACAGATACTGAATATGGTTATCACAACAGCGGCTTTTTTCAAATTATGCATCTTTGGCGCCTCGATCTCACGATAAACCTGTGCGAGAGTCTCTTCACCGCTCATAGCAAGTATCGAATGTCCAAACGCGACCATGACACCAAATGTACCTATAGCCTTAAGCCAGTCAAAGCCTTCAAGCCAACCAAACGCTTCGTGACTAAAACTGAGTTCAAAGGCCGGAAAGTGAACACCTTTAATGGCAAGAGTCGGTATCGCCCACAAGAATAATAAAAGCGCCATAACCGATGCGATCTGTATGATCCTCATCGCCTTACCGCTGCTCTCTCCGATGCCGATAACATTTTTACGCCAAAAATATATAATAACGATAAGGGCAAGAATCATCGCGGTAAAATCCCGCGGTAATGCGATATTGATATTTACCATTGGCAATAACTGATTAACTAAACCAACGAGATACTGACCGGCACACACAGCGCTTACCGGTCCGGTAAGCACAAAATCAAACATAAGAGCGGATACCGCAACTTTTGCAAATGTACCACCCAAAACACTTTTAACAACTTTATAGACGCCTCCACGGACAAACATGCCGCATGACTCTATGTATACTAAACGCACACATATTGCAAACAACATTACCGCAAGAATAAACCATGGGGCTGCTTTACCAATGGCCTGCTCTGCAATACCGGCAGCATAATATGCAGACGAACCAAGATCACACAGCACAATCGATGCGGCACGCCAAAAAGATATAAAGGTAAGCATAGCGGTTGTAACAACAACAATTTTTGTTACTTTATGCTTAAAGGCTTTTGGAGACGAACTGTCATGGGGGTTAGTATCCATTACGTTTATGCAATACCTTCTTTTTCTTTGATAAGATAATATATGTCTGCGGGATCCTTGATCTTTAAAAGACTGCTTTTAACAAGGTTATCCTGAAAAACAAATGCAATACGGGTTAAAAGCTGAAGATGTTGTGTAAGTGCATCAACGGGTGAAAGAAAGAGGAAAATAAACTTTGCCGGGAGTTTTTCTGTCTCGTTTTCTTTGATGCCTTGAGGAAAAATACCCAAAACCGAGGTGATTTTCTTAACTCCCTGATAACGGGCATGCGGTATCGCAACTTCATTATCAAGAAATGTACTTTCAAGTCTCTCACGTTTTATTATTTCATCACTGACCGTCTCAGCGCTTTCAATGTTATGGAGTCTACAAAGATGCTCAGAAAGCATCCGTATCGCCTCTTCCTTATCTTTGATAGCATTATTGATAATAATTGCTTCTGGAGAGAGGAAGTGTGAAAGCTTCACACCGCTTTCGCCCAAAGTCTTAATGGGTGTTACCGCTTTTTGTTTCTTCCCAAAGACAAAATCGCGAATAGGACTTACTAATTTACTGATAAATGAGTGCATTTTTTGTGTCTTTTAAAAGTTTTATTAGTAAAAAAGACCAACGGTATAATACTTATCCATTGGCCACTAGAAATA
It encodes the following:
- a CDS encoding APC family permease, giving the protein MDTNPHDSSSPKAFKHKVTKIVVVTTAMLTFISFWRAASIVLCDLGSSAYYAAGIAEQAIGKAAPWFILAVMLFAICVRLVYIESCGMFVRGGVYKVVKSVLGGTFAKVAVSALMFDFVLTGPVSAVCAGQYLVGLVNQLLPMVNINIALPRDFTAMILALIVIIYFWRKNVIGIGESSGKAMRIIQIASVMALLLFLWAIPTLAIKGVHFPAFELSFSHEAFGWLEGFDWLKAIGTFGVMVAFGHSILAMSGEETLAQVYREIEAPKMHNLKKAAVVITIFSICFTAGLSILSFMIIPDEIRTTQYQDNLLSGLAMNMVGPYALRFAMQSFVVIVGFLILSGAVNTSMVGANGTLNRVAEDGILTDWFRSPHKKFGTTSRIINVIAIMQLVTVVLCRGNIYALGEAYSFGVIWCFTFDAMSMLALRFKDRSPREFKVPLNVTVKGVELPIGLALIFLALLTIAIINFFTKTTATTLGLIFTSAFFVTFVISQFLNKRKLNETSKYEKVNLEDHEKLSAQICECEHEHRVLVAVRDPNNLVHLKKVLGEIDPEQTDLIVMSAKIAQGYRHETAMHHLIPDEQHLFTNVITMAEKKGMSVIPVLVASNNFHHAITQTAHDLRVQQVVLGISTKSSPEIQMEQIAMSWGNICSTESMPMVVRIIWPTREFKCQLS
- a CDS encoding PTS sugar transporter subunit IIA — protein: MHSFISKLVSPIRDFVFGKKQKAVTPIKTLGESGVKLSHFLSPEAIIINNAIKDKEEAIRMLSEHLCRLHNIESAETVSDEIIKRERLESTFLDNEVAIPHARYQGVKKITSVLGIFPQGIKENETEKLPAKFIFLFLSPVDALTQHLQLLTRIAFVFQDNLVKSSLLKIKDPADIYYLIKEKEGIA